Proteins encoded together in one Vicinamibacterales bacterium window:
- a CDS encoding protein kinase, which yields MSAGLLTGETLGHYRIIERLAAGAMGEVYRAEDLRLRRDVALKTIRPEDDPEDGTARLVAEARAASALNHPHIAVVYEIGHAIRGTDSLAYIAMEYVEGRTLAALAREGPLDLDVVLDIFEQIADALAEAERGGIVHRDLKPGNVMIAPSGRVKVLDFGVALRQRAAPAGADDPTRTADRIELGSGFAGTVGYAAPEQMAGRDVDVRADLFAFGVMLYELVCGRRPFDGDNPAQVLEAMLTREVPPFPDPQRDPRLPVLERFVRRLLAREPADRPASAAGLRATLESIRVAVRPPQTPHGDAPPVVAVAGFVNISGNADDEWLAAGLAETLTMDAAQLESVTVLSRERVREILRTLRQQTGEPEERLYVRAARALGARWVVAGGFQRSGAAVRVTASLTDVVSGEIVRTARVDGNVDGIFELQDRLVRELAGSLRAAMSPAAPLPDTEVVSAYEAFSLGVLNRQAESFEALDRAVLLFERAIALDPAYARAHVELGAALGAKADYLSMPELNARALVSLRRSLELQPGSARAWRELGSALVLVGDNAGATAALRRALEIHPDDASSLGTMGRVLFIGYARFPEAAEWFDRALEQNPNAGWYSLQLAHCAALLREFERGERAAARSMELQETFLSGRQGLFIAGGYMRAGHLAALQGRHADAVNFFRREIDFLVRTEHPLRHRILVELNARLGASYQRLGDSHRANHLFDVALESFERRIRLGADDPFTRYYAAAVHALRGDAEPALAFLERALARMPAFTAARAAIEPEFASLREDPRFQRLVPR from the coding sequence ATGTCTGCGGGGCTGCTGACGGGCGAGACGCTCGGCCACTATCGCATCATCGAACGGCTGGCGGCCGGCGCGATGGGCGAGGTCTATCGCGCCGAGGATCTCCGCCTGCGGCGGGACGTCGCCTTGAAGACGATCCGGCCGGAAGACGACCCTGAAGACGGCACGGCGCGCCTCGTCGCCGAAGCGCGGGCGGCCTCCGCGCTCAATCACCCGCACATCGCGGTCGTCTACGAGATCGGCCACGCCATCCGCGGCACCGACTCGCTCGCCTATATCGCCATGGAATACGTCGAGGGGCGGACGCTCGCCGCGCTGGCGCGGGAAGGTCCGCTGGATCTCGACGTCGTGCTCGACATCTTCGAGCAGATCGCCGACGCCCTCGCCGAAGCGGAGCGCGGCGGGATCGTCCACCGCGACCTCAAGCCGGGGAACGTGATGATCGCGCCGTCGGGGCGCGTGAAGGTGCTCGACTTCGGCGTCGCCCTGCGCCAGCGTGCCGCGCCCGCGGGCGCGGACGATCCGACCCGCACCGCCGATCGCATCGAGCTCGGCTCCGGCTTCGCCGGCACCGTCGGCTACGCCGCGCCGGAACAGATGGCGGGGCGCGACGTCGACGTCCGCGCGGACCTGTTCGCGTTCGGCGTCATGCTCTACGAGCTGGTCTGCGGACGCCGGCCGTTCGACGGCGACAATCCGGCGCAGGTGCTGGAAGCGATGCTCACCCGCGAGGTCCCGCCCTTCCCGGATCCGCAGCGCGACCCGCGGCTGCCGGTGCTCGAGCGGTTCGTGCGCCGCCTGCTCGCGCGCGAGCCGGCCGATCGGCCGGCGTCCGCCGCCGGGCTCCGCGCGACGCTGGAGTCGATACGCGTCGCCGTCCGCCCGCCGCAAACGCCGCACGGCGACGCGCCGCCGGTCGTCGCCGTCGCCGGGTTCGTGAACATCTCGGGCAATGCCGATGACGAGTGGCTGGCGGCGGGGCTGGCCGAGACGCTCACCATGGACGCGGCGCAGCTCGAATCGGTCACCGTTCTCTCGCGCGAGCGCGTGCGGGAGATCCTGCGGACGCTGCGGCAGCAGACCGGCGAACCGGAAGAGCGGCTGTACGTGCGGGCGGCGCGCGCGCTGGGGGCGCGCTGGGTCGTCGCCGGCGGCTTTCAGCGTTCCGGTGCGGCCGTGCGGGTCACCGCCTCGCTCACCGACGTGGTCAGCGGCGAGATCGTCCGCACCGCGCGGGTGGACGGAAACGTCGACGGCATCTTCGAGCTGCAGGATCGGCTCGTTCGCGAACTGGCCGGCTCGCTGCGCGCCGCGATGTCGCCGGCCGCGCCGCTCCCCGACACCGAGGTGGTGAGCGCCTACGAGGCGTTCTCCCTCGGCGTGCTGAACCGCCAGGCGGAGAGCTTCGAGGCGCTCGACCGCGCCGTGTTGCTGTTCGAGCGTGCCATCGCCCTCGATCCCGCCTACGCCCGCGCGCACGTCGAGCTCGGCGCCGCGCTCGGCGCCAAGGCGGACTACCTGTCGATGCCGGAGCTGAACGCGCGCGCGCTGGTCAGCCTGCGCCGCTCCCTGGAGCTGCAGCCCGGGTCGGCCCGCGCCTGGCGCGAGCTCGGCTCCGCGCTGGTCCTCGTCGGCGACAACGCGGGCGCGACGGCGGCGCTGCGCCGCGCACTCGAGATCCATCCCGACGATGCGAGCTCGCTGGGGACGATGGGGCGCGTGCTGTTCATCGGCTACGCCCGCTTTCCGGAAGCGGCCGAATGGTTCGATCGCGCGCTCGAACAGAATCCCAACGCCGGCTGGTACTCGCTGCAGCTCGCGCACTGCGCCGCGCTCCTGCGTGAGTTCGAACGCGGCGAGCGCGCCGCGGCGCGCTCGATGGAACTGCAGGAGACGTTCCTGTCGGGACGCCAGGGGCTGTTCATCGCCGGCGGATACATGCGCGCCGGCCACCTCGCGGCGCTCCAGGGGCGCCACGCCGACGCGGTGAATTTCTTCCGGCGCGAGATCGACTTCCTGGTGCGGACCGAGCATCCGCTTCGCCACCGCATCCTGGTGGAACTGAACGCGCGGCTCGGCGCGTCCTACCAGCGCCTCGGCGACAGCCACCGCGCGAACCACCTGTTCGACGTCGCGCTGGAGAGCTTCGAGCGCCGCATCCGGCTCGGCGCCGACGATCCGTTCACGCGGTACTACGCGGCCGCCGTACACGCGCTGCGCGGCGACGCCGAACCGGCGCTGGCGTTCCTCGAGCGCGCCCTGGCGCGCATGCCCGCGTTCACCGCCGCCCGCGCCGCCATCGAACCCGAGTTCGCGTCGCTCCGCGAGGATCCGCGATTTCAGCGGCTGGTGCCGCGATAG
- a CDS encoding VOC family protein, with product MAMKFSDVTPNLVVSSVERSMAFYRDVLGFAVTATVPDAGPFAFAWMQRDGVSVFLNSHESVEEHADLAARPIGGTATVFITIDAEDVAEGVDALFASVSSRARVMMGLKDQFYGMREFGIEDPDGYVIFFAQRIAGR from the coding sequence ATGGCGATGAAATTCTCGGATGTCACTCCCAACCTGGTCGTGTCCAGCGTCGAGCGCAGCATGGCCTTCTATCGCGACGTGCTCGGCTTCGCCGTCACCGCCACCGTGCCCGACGCCGGGCCGTTCGCCTTCGCATGGATGCAGCGCGACGGCGTCAGCGTGTTCCTCAACAGCCATGAATCCGTCGAGGAGCACGCCGATCTCGCGGCGCGCCCGATCGGCGGCACCGCGACCGTCTTCATCACCATCGACGCCGAGGACGTGGCGGAGGGGGTCGACGCCCTGTTCGCCTCCGTCTCATCCCGCGCCAGGGTGATGATGGGACTGAAGGACCAGTTCTACGGCATGCGCGAGTTCGGGATCGAAGATCCCGACGGTTACGTGATCTTCTTCGCGCAGCGCATCGCCGGCCGCTAA
- a CDS encoding VOC family protein, protein MTTVAAPTLLGRHVWSELMTSDPKAAEKFYNAVVGWTSAPFGDSPTPYTIFKRAGDVGVGGVMKTPDGMNMPPFWSMYIGVPDLQDAVAKIKRLGGSELSPLMTVPTVGRMQMMKDPQGAPFYVMEPEPREGRPEGDPEIGEASWLELMTTDWQAASKFYQELFNWQPSEAMDMGPGMGTYQMFNRGSRMLGGMMNKPKEMAHVPPHWGIYFRVPDINAAVDRVKANGGQVINGPMEVPGGDWILNGIDPQGAAFSLHAKKA, encoded by the coding sequence ATGACGACCGTAGCAGCTCCCACCCTTCTGGGCCGCCATGTCTGGTCGGAACTGATGACGTCCGATCCCAAGGCGGCGGAAAAGTTCTACAACGCCGTCGTCGGCTGGACGTCGGCGCCGTTCGGCGACTCCCCGACGCCCTACACCATCTTCAAGCGAGCGGGCGACGTCGGCGTCGGCGGCGTGATGAAGACGCCCGACGGCATGAACATGCCGCCGTTCTGGTCGATGTATATCGGCGTGCCCGACCTCCAGGATGCGGTCGCGAAGATCAAGCGGCTCGGCGGAAGCGAGCTGTCGCCGTTGATGACCGTCCCCACCGTCGGACGGATGCAGATGATGAAGGATCCGCAGGGCGCGCCGTTCTACGTGATGGAGCCGGAGCCCCGGGAGGGACGGCCGGAGGGGGATCCCGAGATCGGCGAGGCCTCGTGGCTCGAGCTGATGACCACGGACTGGCAGGCGGCCTCGAAGTTCTACCAGGAGCTGTTCAACTGGCAGCCGAGCGAAGCGATGGACATGGGCCCCGGGATGGGCACCTACCAGATGTTCAATCGCGGCAGCCGCATGCTCGGCGGCATGATGAACAAGCCGAAAGAGATGGCGCACGTGCCGCCCCACTGGGGGATCTACTTCCGCGTGCCCGACATCAATGCCGCCGTCGACCGGGTGAAGGCGAACGGCGGCCAGGTGATCAACGGGCCGATGGAAGTTCCGGGCGGCGACTGGATCCTGAACGGCATCGACCCGCAGGGCGCCGCGTTCTCGCTGCACGCGAAGAAGGCTTAG